AGGGCGGACCGGGTGCGGCTTTCAAGCGTACTTCTCGCCACTGTCCCAAGACACTGCAGGGCGAGCTGCACGGGCGGCTGCGGTTGATCTTCGACGCGCCGGATATGGAGACGGCCAGGCGGTTGCTTAAACGAAAGGATAGAGGCCTTTGGCGTAACGTTACGCCAAAAGCGGTGGAGCGGCTGAAAGCCGATTTCGAGGAGGCGATGGCGGTGATGGCGCT
This genomic stretch from Actinomycetota bacterium harbors:
- a CDS encoding transposase, yielding MRKGGPGAAFKRTSRHCPKTLQGELHGRLRLIFDAPDMETARRLLKRKDRGLWRNVTPKAVERLKADFEEAMAVMALPERYRKRLRTRFKLHLPGYRHYSPPSAVFPC